The Arthrobacter sp. OAP107 DNA segment GGTTTGCCAGACCCTTCCCGGCGATATCCGGGGCCGAGCCGTGAACCGGCTCAAACAGGGACGGGAAATCCCCCTCCGGGTTCAGGTTAGCGCTGGGTGCCAGACCAATGGATCCTGTAGCTGCGCTGCCCAGGTCCGAGAGGATGTCGCCGAACAGGTTGGAAGCCACGATGACATCCAGGGTCCAGGGCTTCAGGACAAGATGTGCGGCCAGGGCGTCCACCAGTTCGCTGGTGAGAGTTACAGTGGGGTACTCGCGAACCGTTTCCGCGACGATCTCGTCCCAGAACGGCATGGTGTGCACGATGCCGTTACTCTTGGTGGCCGAGGTCAGGTGCCCGCTCCTGGACGCGGCGAGACGGGCTGCGTAATGTGCGGCCCGCAGGATGCCAAGTCGTGTGAAGACCGTGGTTTGCATGGCGCTTTCCTCGGGCAGTCCTCGGTACATCCTTCCGCCGATCTCCGAGTATTCCCCTTCGTTGTTTTCCCGGACGATGAGGAGGTCGATCGGATGCTTGGCCGCAAGAGGTGACGCAACGCCGTCGAGCGTTTTCACGGGACGGAGGTTGATGTATTGCTGGAACTCCCGGCGGATGGGGATCAGCAGCCCCCACAGCGATTCGGCATCGGGGATCTCCGGGGAACCTACCGCACCGAGGAAAATTGCGTCGTGCTTGGCGAGCTGCTCCAGCCCGTCAGCGGCCATCATCCGTCCGTGGCTGGCATAGTATGCGGATCCCCAGTCGAAGTATGTGAACTCCAACTCCAGGGAGTGAAGTTCTGCGATCCGCTCGAGGCAGTCGATGGCGGCGGGGACGACTTCGTTCCCGATGCCGTCGCCCGGAATTACAGCGATCTTGTGGATTCTCATGACGTTTTCCGTTCCGGCAGGCCGCCCGGCAGCTGCTGCCAGCCGGTACGCGATTCTCCAAGGTTGACTATGGTGCTTTTGGGTTCCGTCATCTCACGGACGGCGTACCTAACGCCTTCGCGGCCTACGCCGGACTTCTTGAAGCCGCCGAAGGGCATGGAATCAATCCGCACATCACTGGTCTCATTGATCACCACGGCGCCCACCTGCAGCTTCTCGGCTATTGCCAGCGCCCGGTCAATAGACTGGGTGAAGACGCCTGCCTGAAGTCCGTAGTCGGACCCGTTGGCGGCATGGACAGCGTCTGCGACGCTGATGAAGGGCATGATGCTGACCACCGGTCCGAAAACTTCCTCGGAGATCACCCGGCACTGCGCCGGCACATCGGTCAGGACCGTCGGCTCATAATAGGCATTCCGCCGCTTACCCCCGGCGTGCACGCGCGCCCCGGCAGCCCTGGCCTCGTCGACCCACTCCTCAACCCTCCGGGCTTCCGCCTCAGAAATGAGCGGCCCGACGTCGGTGCTGCGGTCCAGTTTGGGCCCGGTCCTAAGCGCCTTTGTGCCGCGGGTTACCCGCTCGAGTACGTCCTCGAACAGCGAGA contains these protein-coding regions:
- a CDS encoding tartrate dehydrogenase translates to MRIHKIAVIPGDGIGNEVVPAAIDCLERIAELHSLELEFTYFDWGSAYYASHGRMMAADGLEQLAKHDAIFLGAVGSPEIPDAESLWGLLIPIRREFQQYINLRPVKTLDGVASPLAAKHPIDLLIVRENNEGEYSEIGGRMYRGLPEESAMQTTVFTRLGILRAAHYAARLAASRSGHLTSATKSNGIVHTMPFWDEIVAETVREYPTVTLTSELVDALAAHLVLKPWTLDVIVASNLFGDILSDLGSAATGSIGLAPSANLNPEGDFPSLFEPVHGSAPDIAGKGLANPVGQIWSGAMMLEHLGHPEAAAHLQAAFESALREGHGTRDVGGTASTSEFTAAVLSSVDALAGNYADSTPAISAR